DNA sequence from the Halorussus limi genome:
TCGATTCGCTTGTAGAGCAGGGCGAGACCGCCGAAGACGTATCCGAGTCCGACCGCGGGCGCGAGGGTCAAAATTAGAATCGGCGCGACGGTGACGAGGTCGAAACTCAGCGTGACGCGGGTCGTCGCCAGCATCAGGACGAGGAGTATCGTCGAGAGGAACAGGCTCACGAAGACGTTCACGACCGTCTTGACCCCCACGATGCGGTCGAACCCGAGCGGCGACATGTAGAGTTGTTCGAGCGTCCCCCACTGGGCCTCCTGCATGATGTCGTTCGCGATGGAGGAGTAGGCGCTCATGATGAGCATCCAGAGGAAGTAGCCCACGACGATGCCCTCGATGGAGCGAGTGATGGCCGCGCCCGCGATCTGCCGGCCGCCGAAGAACATCACCGCGAACAGCAGGTACATGCTGACGATTTGGGAGAGCGTGTTGACGAGGTAGCGCCGCATCAGGGTGACGGACTTGAGGAACGACGCGCGACCGAACAGGTAGAGGTGGTGGAGGTTCACGCTCGACCCTCCGCGAGTAGGGCGGCGTCCTCCGGTTCGCCCTCGGGGTCGTCCCCGTCGTCGCCCGTCACTTCGAGGAACACGTCTTCGAGGTCGGGTTGGACGACCGACACCGACCGGGGCGTCAGGTCGAACTCTTCGAGCGTCCCCATCAGGTCGTGGACGCGCTCGCGGTCGGCCATCGAGACCTCACAGACCGTCCAGTCGCCGCGCTCGCGCCACTCGTCCACGTCGAACTCGCGTTCGAGCGCCCGCCGTGCCGTCGTCGAGACCGCGTCCTCGACGACCACCTCGTAGGCCTGCGACCGGAACAGTTCCACCAGTTCCGTGACCTGTTCGTCGGTGACTATCTCGCCGTCGTCCATGATGATGACGCGGTCACAGAGGTCCTGCACCACGTCCATGTCGTGGCTGCTCAGGACGACCGTCCTGTTCTCTCGGGTCACGAGGCGTTCGAGTTCCCGCCGGAGGTCGTGGGAGGCCTCCACGTCGAGACCCAGCGTCGGTTCGTCCAGAAAGAGGACGGGCGTCCGGCGGACGAGCGCGCAGGCGAGGGCGGTCTTCTGCTTCATGCCCCGCGAGAGGTCCTTGACGACCTCGTCGGCCTTGTGGTCGATGTTCAGCAACGCCATCAGTTCCTCGTGTTCCTCGCGGCGCTCTCGCGGGTCGATTCCCTGTAGGGACGAGAAGAACGAGAGGTTCTCTCGGACCGTCAGCCGCCAGTAGACGT
Encoded proteins:
- a CDS encoding ABC transporter permease → MNLHHLYLFGRASFLKSVTLMRRYLVNTLSQIVSMYLLFAVMFFGGRQIAGAAITRSIEGIVVGYFLWMLIMSAYSSIANDIMQEAQWGTLEQLYMSPLGFDRIVGVKTVVNVFVSLFLSTILLVLMLATTRVTLSFDLVTVAPILILTLAPAVGLGYVFGGLALLYKRIESAFRLMQFAFVALVAAPVEQFPVLRFAPFSLGSYLLREAMGADESLLEIPAADLGLLVAVSVVYLGLGYGVFRVIQRKARERGVLGEY
- a CDS encoding ABC transporter ATP-binding protein, which translates into the protein MDTTEQRQKQAVLSVEGLRKTYGDGSVVAVDDVSFEVERGSVVGLLGPNGAGKTSTIKSILGVVLPDEGEIEVDGVNVDDAGGEIYENVSAVLEGARNVYWRLTVRENLSFFSSLQGIDPRERREEHEELMALLNIDHKADEVVKDLSRGMKQKTALACALVRRTPVLFLDEPTLGLDVEASHDLRRELERLVTRENRTVVLSSHDMDVVQDLCDRVIIMDDGEIVTDEQVTELVELFRSQAYEVVVEDAVSTTARRALEREFDVDEWRERGDWTVCEVSMADRERVHDLMGTLEEFDLTPRSVSVVQPDLEDVFLEVTGDDGDDPEGEPEDAALLAEGRA